From the Ascochyta rabiei chromosome 14, complete sequence genome, one window contains:
- a CDS encoding Glycerol-3-phosphate dehydrogenase (NAD(+)) encodes MATLSAQRKHKVTIVGSGNWGTTMAKLVAENTKANSSLFEEEVQMWVYEEDYAIPKNSQHYNGSDKPEKLSQLINKVHENIKYLPNITLPPNVVANPDLPDACKDSTMLVFVLPHQFIARTCSQLSGKILPYARAICCTKGVDVSEKGIQLMSEAIGKGLNIYCGALSGANIASEIAKELYSETTVAYDPPPMDSRHPTPSGSPSSSQVNLINPGIEPGTRSAKLTPLPFEYPPLSHENIRKLFHRPYFHVHLVNDVAGVSLGGALKNIIALAAGFVDGLGWGDNAKAAVMRVGILEMVKFGKTFFGESARTSTFTEESCGVADVITSCSGGRNFRCAKMAVERGESIGDIEEKELNGQKLQGTSTAIEVNQFLKSQGKEVDFPLFTAVYNILEGKAKPQDIPELIEPKH; translated from the exons ATGGCGACGCTCAGTGCTCAGCGCAAGCACAAGGTGACCATTGTGGGCTCCGGCAATTG GGGCACCACAATGGCCAAGCTTGTGGCCGAGAACACCAAGGCCAACTCCTCTCTCTTTGAAGAGGAGGTGCAGATGTGGGTCTACGAAGAAGACTACGCAATCCCAAAGAATTCGCAGCACTACAACGGCTCAGACAAGCCCGAAAAGCTTTCACAGCTCATCAACAAAGTCCACGAAAACATCAAGTACCTACCGAACATCACGCTGCCTCCGAACGTCGTTGCCAACCCTGATCTGCCCGATGCGTGCAAAGACTCCACAATGCTCGTATTTGTGCTCCCACATCAGTTCATTGCAAGGACATGCTCCCAGCTTTCAGGCAAGATCTTACCATACGCGCGAGCTATTTGCTGCACAAAGGGTGTCGACGTCAGCGAGAAGGGTATTCAGCTCATGTCAGAGGCTATTGGAAAAGGCTTGAACATCTACTGTGGTGCTTTGTCAGGCGCAAACATTGCCTCTGAGATTGCTAAGGAGCTGTACTCGGAGACCACCGTCGCATACGACCCACCACCAATGGACTCCCGTCACCCAACACCAAGCGGGTCACCGAGCTCTTCGCAGGTCAACTTGATCAACCCTGGCATCGAGCCTGGCACACGCTCAGCCAAATTAACACCTCTACCATTCGAGTACCCTCCGCTATCGCACGAAAATATTCGAAAGCTCTTCCACCGCCCCTACTTTCACGTCCACCTGGTCAACGATGTTGCTGGTGTGTCCCTTGGCGGAGCTTTGAAGAACATCATCGCTCTTGCGGCTGGTTTTGTCGATGGCTTGGGCTGGGGTGACAATGCCAAGGCAGCTGTTATGCGTGTTGGCATACTCGAGATGGTCAAGTTTGGGAAGACCTTCTTTGGGGAGAGTGCCCGTACCAGCACCTTCACCGAAGAGAGCTGTGGTGTTGCCGATGTCATCACTTCGTGCTCGGGCGGTCGCAACTTCCGATGTGCAAAGATGGCCGTCGAGCGTGGAGAATCGATTGGCGACATTGAAGAGAAGGAGCTTAACGGGCAGAAGCTGCAAGGTACCAGCACTGCCATTGAGGTGAATCAGTTTCTCAAGTCACAAGGCAAGGAGGTCGACTTCCCATTGTTCACTGCGGTGTACAACATCCTGGAGGGCAAGGCCAAGCCTCAGGACATCCCTGAGCTCATTGAGCCAAAGCATTAG